One window of the Mytilus galloprovincialis chromosome 14, xbMytGall1.hap1.1, whole genome shotgun sequence genome contains the following:
- the LOC143058580 gene encoding uncharacterized protein LOC143058580, which yields MPSRKKNGRFLKNCQAETYNNILDNISRPDLSTTDFDTPSTLDFDTTFTPDFDTTFTPDFDTSFTPGSFQHDHTYQSSASFDEINEFYFSGKLKPIGYTRHVIDIQTFFDNKRCSRCDITLKLKDGIVILPAGLCGHLIVRCYNCNDFVRVAMGKNHNASHGPRIFDVNTKLATGMYHSGIGPIQLNNLFTSLNLPNVSESLIRRRCEEVGPILENIAQQSVDNALFEEGSLTKTCNLQADNDSDAIHAIASGSETATSSSGIASTDNTYPVCGPISVTGITASADGAYQRRGSGRCYNSLSGNYIFIIYLS from the exons ATGCCTAGCAGAAAGAAGAACGGTCGGTTTTTGAAAAACTGTCAGGCAGAGACTTACAACAACATATTAGACAACATATCTAGACCCGATTTATCCACAACTGATTTTGATACACCATCTACACTCGATTTTGATACTACTTTTACACCCGATTTTGATACTACTTTTACGCCCGATTTTGATACATCTTTTACACCAGGTTCTTTCCAACATGATCACACGTATCAATCCTCTGCATCGTTTGATGAGATCAATGAGTTCTATTTTTCTGGAAAATTAAAGCCAATAGGTTATACCAGACATGTGATTGACATTCAAACCTTTTTTGATAATAAGAGATGTTCCAGATGTGACATTACATTGAAGTTAAAAGATGGAATTGTAATTTTGCCTGCTGGTTTATGTGGTCACCTGATTGTTCGTTGTTATAACTGTAATGACTTTGTACGTGTTGCCATGGGCAAAAACCACAATGCGTCCCATGGGCCAAGGATATTTGATGTCAACACCAAACTTGCAACTG GTATGTACCACAGTGGAATAGGACCAATACAGCTTAATAATTTATTTACATCACTAAATTTGCCAAATGTCAGTGAAAGCCTGATAAGAAGACGTTGTGAAGAGGTTGGGCCTATTCTTGAAAATATAGCACAACAGTCCGTAGACAATGCTTTGTTTGAGGAGGGATCGCTAACAAAAACTT gtaATTTACAAGCCGATAATGACAGTGATGCAATTCATGCCATTGCTAGTGGGTCAGAAACTGCAACAAGCAGTAGTGGAATAGCTTCAACAGATAACACTTATCCTGTGTGTGGCCCTATTAGTGTAACTGGAATAACAGCATCAGCAGACGGAGCTTATCAGAGAAGGGGCTCAGGAAGGTGTTACAATAGTTTGTCTGGTAACTATATCTTTATTATTTACCTATCTTAA